One segment of Drosophila mauritiana strain mau12 chromosome 3R, ASM438214v1, whole genome shotgun sequence DNA contains the following:
- the LOC117144853 gene encoding uncharacterized protein CG16817, with amino-acid sequence MSAAAGLIPPPVSWAQRNDLIYVIIDVECKDIEHKVTEKSFTFKGVNVLDPSKKYEVTLNFLHEVDPEKVTSKNIGRCLEFTIPKKAAGPYWSSLTTDKTKLHFLKANFAKWRDESDDEEGDQKDNGMFGNFLNSPGGDWNNKFDDFNVDDEEEDSDDNIPSLSQNDEDDEEGGEGDKEKKPAA; translated from the exons ATGTCGGCAGCAGCAGG ATTGATTCCGCCTCCAGTTTCCTGGGCCCAGCGCAATGACTTGATCTACGTCATCATTGATGTCGAGTGCAAGGACATCGAACACAA AGTTACGGAAAAAAGCTTCACTTTCAAGGGCGTGAATGTGCTGGATCCGTCGAAGAAGTACGAGGTCACACTGAACTTCCTCCACGAGGTGGATCCCGAGAAGGTGACCAGCAAGAACATTGGCCGCTGCCTGGAATTCACAATACCCAAGAAGGCGGCCGGACCCTACTGGTCCTCGCTGACCACGGACAAGACCAAGTTGCATTTCCTAAAGGCCAACTTTGCCAAGTGGCGCGATGAGTCCGACGACGAGGAGG GTGATCAAAAAGACAACGGCATGTTCGGCAATTTCCTTAACAGCCCTGGTGGCGATTGGAACAACAAGTTCGACGACTTCAACGTCgatgacgaggaggaggactcGGATGACAACATCCCCAGTCTGTCCCAGAACGACGAGGATGACGAGGAGGGCGGCGAGGGGGATAAGGAGAAGAAGCCAGCTGCCTAG
- the LOC117145618 gene encoding neprilysin-2, with protein sequence MFPGSLKLISLMLLWVIVAAVLTDCEARSFVDRSDNSDSNGSPTNRSTAEYQLREYAEFMKSYMNQSVAPCENFYEYACGNYRNVKPDRYSPSSRSNLGDVAYTLIDITEQLVGRMDLAEALNVSSELAVAQRFYNACLGANLHPFNAADPAYLSLIRSIGGFPAVDGDAWNASNFNWINMSAHLANFGANGLIREALQLRYPFEPYTKLPELGFDHIIVHEENISSNTTRAFRLNEERMHGYLRAFGLPEDRIRKAIAGVFAFWRDALEIPPQCEVFDPYRIEREFPQSEYYYNISWSGLHSSNKLFCDFYYVELDKVCARHREAVANYLAMKLLYRFDPKLKAPRYQRNYCAVTLYHSMRFLFNKLYMANNFSEEKKLEMSEMVRELRKSLRKTLADAEWLDAKSRARALLKESRIQSRIGSFQDDALSDRIIREINSLKVIGDSYAETNINLQNLVVQINRFSSRHFQELTEDTKPQKILTGLQVGAGYYTPDNSINVMAGVVEPPIYHRHLPLSLKFGTLGFIVGHELIHGFDTTSSYFNGNGQLEPLLSELSQQSLEDRAECYMDYYGKYQVPQISRRVNGKTTLDENIADNSGLRQALSAYRSHRQQLLEHPGQERISDGMPGLDLAPEQLFFLGFAQLFCSHYEEEHYWKGLSDEHTFDQFRVLGVLSNSEDFFHAYNCSVGSGMRPGDKTCRLW encoded by the exons ATGTTTCCTGGATCACTGAAGCTGATCTCCCTGATGTTGTTGTGGGTCATCGTTGCTGCGGTTCTGACGGATTGCGAGGCCAGAAGCTTTGTGGACAGGTCCGACAATTCCGATAGCAATGGTAGCCCGACCAATAGATCCACGGCAGAGTACCAACTGCGGGAATACGCGGAATTCATGAAATCCTATATGAACCAAAGTGTAGCGCCCTGCGAGAATTTCTACGAGTATGCCTGTGGAAATTATCGGAACGTAAAGCCGGATCGGTACTCTCCGAGCAGTAGAAGCAACCTGGGCGACGTGGCTTACACACTGATCGACATTACGGAGCAACTGGTGGGCAGGATGGATCTGGCGGAGGCTCTCAACGTGTCCAGCGAACTGGCGGTGGCCCAGCGATTCTACAACGCTTGTCTGGGAGCAAATCTCCATCCATTCAATGCGGCGGATCCTGCTTACTTGAGTCTTATTCGTTCGATTGGTGGATTTCCCGCTGTGGATGGAGACGCCTGGAATGCCTCCAACTTTAACTGGATCAACATGAGTGCTCACCTGGCCAACTTTGGCGCCAACGGTCTGATCCGCGAAGCTCTCCAGTTAAGGTATCCCTTTGAACCATACACCAAACTGCCCGAACTGGGCTTCGATCACATCATCGTCCATGAGGAAAACATTTCCAGCAATACCACTCGCGCCTTTCGGCTGAACGAAGAGCGAATGCACGGATATCTGAGGGCGTTCGGTTTGCCGGAGGACAGGATTAGGAAAGCAATCGCTGGGGTCTTTGCCTTCTGGCGGGACGCACTCGAGATCCCGCCCCAGTGCGAAGTGTTCGATCCCTACCGAATTGAGCGAGAGTTTCCCCAATCGGAGTACTACTATAACATCTCGTGGAGTGGACTTCACTCCTCTAACAAATTATTCTGCGACTTTTACTACGTGGAACTGGACAAGGTATGCGCCCGACATCGCGAGGCGGTGGCCAACTACCTGGCCATGAAGCTGCTCTATAGATTCGATCCCAAACTGAAGGCGCCCAGGTACCAAAGGAACTACTGTGCGGTTACGCTTTATCATTCCATGCGGTTTCTGTTCAACAAACTCTATATGGCT AACAACTTCAGTGAGGAGAAGAAGCTGGAGATGTCGGAAATGGTGCGGGAACTGCGAAAGAGTCTGCGAAAGACGCTGGCGGATGCCGAATGGCTGGATGCGAAGAGTAGGGCGAGGGCACTCCTTAAGGAGTCCAGAATTCAGTCACGCATAGGTTCGTTCCAAGATGATGCACTTTCGGATCGAATAATCCGGGAAATCAATAGTCTGAAAGTCATCGGGGATAGCTATGCGGAGACCAACATTAACTTGCAGAACCTAGTTGTACAAATCAATCGGTTTAGCAGTCGGCATTTTCAGGAGCTGACCGAGGACACCAAGCCGCAGAAGATCCTGACAGGATTGCAGGTTGGAGCGGGCTACTACACTCCGGACAACTCCATCAATGTGATGGCTGGCGTGGTGGAACCACCGATATACCACCGCCACCTGCCGCTTTCCCTGAAATTCGGCACCTTGGGTTTTATCGTTGGTCATGAACTCATCCACGGCTTCGATACGACCAGCTCCTACTTCAATGGCAATGGTCAATTGGAGCCCTTGTTGTCGGAACTTTCGCAACAGTCATTAGAGGATCGCGCCGAGTGCTACATGGACTACTATGGCAAGTACCAGGTACCGCAGATCAGCAGGCGTGTCAACGGAAAAACTACGCTGGACGAGAATATCGCAGACAACAGCGGACTAAGACAGGCATTGTCGGCCTACCGCAGTCACAGGCAGCAACTGCTGGAGCATCCTGGGCAGGAGAGGATCAGCGACGGCATGCCGGGTCTCGATCTCGCGCCGGAACAGTTGTTCTTCCTGGGATTTGCCCAGCTATTTTGCTCCCATTACGAGGAGGAGCACTACTGGAAGGGTCTTAGCGATGAGCACACCTTCGACCAATTTCGTGTCCTGGGAGTTTTGTCCAACAGCGAGGACTTCTTCCACGCCTACAACTGCTCCGTGGGCAGTGGCATGCGTCCTGGCGACAAAACGTGCCGACTTTGGTAG
- the LOC117143800 gene encoding nucleoside diphosphate kinase 7 — protein MKPAAIPASERRLAFVAEWFHAEAGIIRTFLITYYVSDKAVEVFDQRNKRTFLRRTKIPELTQRDFFVGSKINVFGRQFDIVDYADDTTRTNLAKYRKKGFVLLKNNMWTKHLGKFLKTLIDNKININQGMMVQFSPKMVTQFLSGKDTTDVSSSVLMNELLAGPAISLELIGDNVVETIKACAQYKSTEAETPSVKLSPSLEELFESEEIRYGFYYSDNDNDVDMDLKFISEARHSIIKDCVFKNTTLAIIKPHSIKDGLLGDIISEILSNGFRLTAMRMILMARINCEEFYEVYRGVLPEYIPMVAQLASGVCMCMEIACVDPEKKTDREFRNFCGPMDPEIAKLLRPHTLRAKFGKSKVQNAVHCTDLPDDSNLELQYMFKIID, from the exons ATGAAACCCGCTGCGATTCCGGCTAGCGAGCGGCGTCTGGCCTTCGTCGCCGAGTGGTTCCATGCAGAGGCTGGAATCATACGCACCTTCCTGATCACCTACTATGTATCCGACAAGGCCGTGGAAGTG TTCGACCAGCGCAACAAGCGCACATTTCTGCGACGCACCAAGATCCCGGAGCTGACCCAGCGCGACTTCTTCGTGGGCTCCAAGATCAATGTCTTCGGCCGGCAGTTTGACATTGTGGATTATGCTGACGACACTACGCGGACCAACCTGGCCAAATATCGCAAGAA GGGCTTCGTTCTGCTCAAGAACAATATGTGGACGAAGCACCTGGGCAAGTTCCTAAAGACTCTGATCGACAACAAGATTAACATAAACCAGGGCATGATGGTTCAGTTCTCTCCCAAAATGGTAACTCAGTTTCTGTCCGGCAAGGACACGACGGATGTCTCCTCTTC AGTCCTTATGAACGAGCTGCTGGCTGGGCCGGCCATTAGCCTGGAGCTGATTGGCGACAACGTAGTGGAGACCATCAAGGCCTGCGCCCAGTACAAGAGCACAGAGGCGGAAACACCCAGTGTGAAACTGTCGCCCAGTTTGGAGGAGCTGTTTGAAAGTGAGGAGATTCGTTATGGATTTTACTACTCTGATAACGACAACGACGTGGACATGGACCTAAAGTTCATATCTGAGGCGAGGCACAGCATAATTAAAGATTGTGTATTCAAGAACACAACACTTGCCATCATTAAGCCGCACAGCATCAAGGATGGTCTCCTGGGGGACATCATTTCCGAAATCCTGTCGAATGGCTTTCGGTTGACAGCCATGCGCATGATTCTAATGGCGCGAATCAACTGCGAGGAATTCTACGAAGTCTACCGCGGCGTGCTGCCCGAGTATATACCCATGGTTGCTCAGTTGGCCAGTGGAGTGTGCATGTGCATGGAGATTGCTTGCGTCGATCCTGAAAAGAAAACTGATCGGGAGTTCCGCAACTTCTGCGGGCCCATGGACCCGGAGATCGCCAAACTGCTGCGGCCTCACACGCTGCGCGCCAAGTTCGGGAAGTCCAAGGTGCAGAACGCCGTCCACTGCACCGATCTGCCGGATGACTCCAACCTAGAGCTGCAGTATATGTTCAAGATAATCGACTGA
- the LOC117143801 gene encoding transmembrane emp24 domain-containing protein eca produces the protein MRDQFISLALILCVLHSACGLYFHISETERKCFIEEVPDETTVIVNYKVELYDPRSNGFMPSSPGIGMHVEVRDSDDKIVLSRVYSSQGRISFTSHTPGEHVICMFSNSTAWFSGAQLRVHLDIQVGEHAIDYANVAQKEKLTELQLRIRQLLDQVEQITKEQNYQRYREERFRHTSESTNSRVLWWSLAQTVVLVCMGFWQMRHLKSFFEAKKLV, from the exons ATGCGCGACCAATTCATCAGCTTGGCCCTGATTCTGTGCGTCCTGCACAGCGCCTGCGGCCTGTACTTCCACATATCGGAGACGGAGCGCAAGTGCTTCATTGAGGAGGTTCCCGACGAGACAACTGTGATTG TTAACTACAAGGTGGAGCTGTATGATCCGCGCTCTAATGGATTCATGCCCTCGTCGCCCGGAATCGGAATGCATGTGGAGGTACGCGACAGCGACGACAAGATTGTGCTGTCCCGCGTGTACAGCTCGCAGGGCCGCATCTCGTTCACCTCACACACTCCTGGCGAGCACGTCATCTGCATGTTCTCGAACAGCACCGCGTGGTTCAGTGGTGCCCAGCTGCGTGTTCACCTGGACATCCAGGTGGGAGAGCACGCTATCGACTACGCCAATGTGGCGCAGAAGGAGAAGCTGACTGAGCTACAGCTGCGCATCCGCCAGCTACTCGACCAGGTGGAGCAGATCACCAAGGAGCAGAACTACCAGCGATACCGCGAGGAGCGTTTCCGTCACACCAGCGAGAGCACCAACTCCCGAGTGCTTTGGTGGTCGCTGGCCCAAACCGTCGTCTTGGTTTGCATGGGCTTCTGGCAGATGCGTCATCTCAAGAGCTTCTTTGAGGCCAAGAAACTGGTGTGA
- the LOC117143799 gene encoding peptide transporter 3 produces the protein MFRATEIGSEETLPALAELSQVGYERDARDVEWVAWRGERAQLKRPHRSSLPNYGFAPPPIRMEYRYPRAVFFVLATKFFEAFAANGIRTVLALYLRDDLNFTESFSTVVLHIFNFFGQFCPIIGAILADSYIGNVRTISGFSFIYAFGWLLLTLTSLPAMGLPMVLLVSIALLFIAVGNGSIRACITSLGALQFRLPEQSVHLAEYFSFYYFVYYFGIFLSKILPPLVRANTQCFDKAECYPAVFGTLGAAFMMAWFIFLVGKCFYKSEKLSDDNILFKFCGCIKTALVEKWRRRKSPKRSNYWLHNAVGAYDMGFVNDVSRVLRISKLFIPLPFYFALLAQQDSSWTFQATQMNTTVMGVTIQPDQAKAVGPIFLFMLIPLWQYITVPLLRRYFNWELQPLHSVTVGGIFSAGAFFCAGAVQERIKNSPLQTVNIAWQLPQFLLLMMGELLLSIPGLQFAFTQAPTSMKSVVTAAWFLNNAFGNLIVVLVTELGMLSSQMAEYFFYAVVMLVCIILYALLAFDYTLQERKGGMYVRMDSEAEDRDVPSTSRSGSI, from the exons ATGTTTCGCGCTACGGAAATCGGCAGCGAAGAAA CCCTGCCAGCTCTGGCGGAGCTCAGCCAGGTGGGTTATGAACGCGATGCACGGGACGTGGAATGGGTCGCCTGGAGAGGAGAACGGGCCCAGTTGAAGCGGCCGCATCGCAGCTCTCTGCCCAATTATGGATTTGCTCCACCGCCCATCCGCATGGAGTACAGGTATCCACGAGCCGTCTTCTTCGTTCTGGCTACAAAGTTCTTTGAGGCCTTTGCGGCCAACGGCATTCGCA CCGTACTCGCACTCTATCTGCGCGACGATCTCAACTTCACGGAGAGCTTTTCCACGGTGGTGCTGCACATCTTCAACTTTTTTGGCCAGTTCTGTCCGATCATTGGGGCCATCCTAGCGGATAGCTATATCGGCAATGTGCGCACGATATCCGGCTTCAGTTTTATCTACGCCTTTGGATGGTTGCTGCTCACACTCACATCCCTGCCTGCCATGGGTCTTCCGATGGT CTTGCTGGTGTCCATCGCTCTGCTGTTTATCGCCGTTGGCAATGGATCGATACGTGCCTGCATCACCTCGCTGGGTGCACTGCAGTTCAGGTTGCCGGAGCAGAGCGTCCATCTGGCCGAGTACTTCTCCTTCTACTATTTCGTCTACTATTTTGGAATCTTCCTGAGCAAGATCCTTCCGCCACTGGTTAGGGCTAACACGCAGTGCTTTGACAAGGCGGAATGCTATCCAGCCGTATTCGGCACCCTTGGAGCAGCCTTTATGATGGCCTGGT TTATCTTTCTGGTTGGAAAATGTTTCTACAAGTCCGAAAAGCTGTCCGATGACAACATACTCTTCAAGTTCTGCGGCTGCATAAAGACCGCTCTCGTGGAGAAGTGGCGACGTCGCAAGTCCCCAAAGCGCTCCAACTACTGGCTGCACAATGCAGTTGGAGCCTACGACATGGGCTTCGTCAATGATGTGTCCAGGGTTTTAAGG ATATCCAAGCTGTTTATCCCACTGCCCTTCTACTTTGCTCTGCTGGCGCAACAGGACTCCAGCTGGACCTTCCAGGCCACTCAGATGAATACCACAGTAATGGGCGTGACCATCCAGCCGGATCAGGCCAAGGCCGTGGGCCCCATATTTCTGTTCATGCTCATCCCGCTGTGGCAGTATATAACAGTGCCCTTGCTGCGCCGCTACTTCAACTGGGAGCTCCAGCCGCTCCACAGTGTGACTGTGGGTGGGATCTTCTCCGCCGGCGCCTTTTTCTGTGCGGGAGCTGTGCAGGAACGAATAAAG AATTCCCCGCTCCAAACAGTGAATATAGCTTGGCAACTGCCGCAGTTCCTGCTGCTCATGATGGGCGAACTACTGCTTTCCATTCCGGGTCTCCAGTTCGCCTTCACCCAAGCGCCGACCTCTATGAAGTCGGTGGTCACGGCAGCCTGGTTTCTAAATAATGCTTTCGGCAATCTCATCGTGGTCCTGGTCACCGAGCTGGGTATGCTAAGCTCACAGATGGCCGAGTACTTCTTCTACGCGGTGGTAATGCTGGTTTGCATCATCCTCTATGCCCTTCTGGCCTTCGATTACACTCTGCAGGAGCGCAAGGGCGGGATGTACGTGAGGATGGACAGTGAAGCGGAGGACCGGGATGTGCCCAGCACCAGCCGTAGCGGAAGCATCTAG
- the LOC117143041 gene encoding uncharacterized protein LOC117143041: MQPFIVIRNYTQDDELKCQELVRDYIMSFSNKSFFVYCFREITLQFIVITWAIFFIFLGVPLLFCALTVPACIFCLFTGTYFSFYSKAVELMRTKPSQSLVAECYEPFIFRCSPKEASYQIFTENCPYEEAYTRKFRRRIVAAISVKNHHAVYNAAWIYRFAIDPHYPCQTIMEPMIKLVVKNCISGGYASLECTISEWQESERDFYDDFGFVTRQIYHKKIIGSSLAVMKTQLTYGLRTDGAALHKEN; encoded by the exons ATGCAGCCATTTATTGTCATTCGCAACTACACGCAAGATGACGAGCTCAAGTGCCAGGAGCTGGTGCGGGACTATATCATGTCGTTCTCGAATAAGTCCTTTTTTGTCTATTGCTTCCGAGAG ATCACTCTGCAGTTCATAGTCATCACGTGGGCCATATTCTTCATATTTCTAGGAGTGCCCCTGCTTTTTTGTGCACTCACTGTGCCCGCTTGCATATTTTGCCTCTTTACCGGCACCTACTTTTCGTTTTACTCCAAGGCAGTGGAGTTGATGCGG ACCAAACCATCGCAATCTTTGGTGGCCGAGTGCTATGAACCCTTCATTTTCCGCTGTTCACCCAAGGAAGCTAGCTACCAGATATTTACCGAGAACTGTCCATACGAGGAGGCATACACGAGGAAATTCCGGCGCAGGATTGTGGCCGCCATTAGTGTAAAGAATCACCACGCCGTATACAATGCTGCATGGATCTATCGCTTTGCCATCGATCCCCATTACCCGTGTCAGACGATCATGGAGCCCATGATAAAACTGGTGGTCAAGAACTGCATTAGCGGCGGGTACGCCTCACTGGAGTGCACTATCTCCGAGTGGCAGGAAAGTGAGCGCGACTTTTACGATGATTTTGGATTCGTTACGCGGCAGATCTACCACAAAAAGATCATCGGCAGCAGTTTGGCAGTGATGAAGACACAGCTGACCTATGGCTTGCGTACCGACGGAGCAGCTTTGCACAAGGAAAACTAG